From a region of the Mycobacteroides saopaulense genome:
- the ligD gene encoding non-homologous end-joining DNA ligase: MPTPAEELDVDGIAVRLSNPDKVYFPQLGADGGTKRHLAEYYRTVAAGPMMNALRDRPTHLQRFPDGIDGEEIYQKRLPKHYPDYLDSCEVTFPSGRTAEVLRVTKPAAIVWAAQMGTVTLHPWQVRYPDLDHPDELRIDLDPQPGTGFDEAKAVALDVLRPLLHELGLVAYPKTSGGRGIHVYLRVEARWDFIEVRRAGIALAREVERRAPKQVTTSWWKEERGERIFIDFNQNARDRTMASAYSVRRTPIATVSTPLTWDELIDAEPDDLTIATVPGLLRKRSDPMAEMDDAPQSIEPLLEMVERDEANGLGDMPYPPNYPKMPGEPKRVQPSRDTDRKQ; the protein is encoded by the coding sequence ATGCCCACGCCCGCCGAGGAACTGGATGTCGACGGCATCGCCGTCCGGCTGAGCAACCCTGACAAGGTGTATTTCCCCCAGTTGGGGGCTGACGGCGGCACCAAGCGCCACCTCGCCGAGTACTACCGCACCGTTGCCGCCGGGCCGATGATGAACGCGCTACGCGACCGGCCCACGCATCTGCAGCGTTTCCCCGACGGCATAGACGGTGAAGAGATCTATCAAAAGCGGCTGCCCAAGCACTATCCCGACTACCTGGACAGTTGCGAGGTCACCTTTCCGTCGGGCCGAACCGCAGAAGTCCTGCGGGTGACCAAACCCGCCGCCATCGTATGGGCAGCGCAGATGGGCACCGTGACCCTGCACCCATGGCAGGTCAGGTACCCCGATCTGGATCACCCCGACGAGCTGCGCATCGACTTGGATCCACAGCCGGGAACCGGATTCGACGAGGCCAAGGCGGTGGCTCTCGATGTGCTGCGTCCGTTGCTCCACGAGTTGGGCTTGGTCGCCTACCCGAAAACCTCGGGCGGCCGCGGCATCCACGTCTATCTGCGCGTCGAGGCCCGTTGGGACTTCATCGAGGTGCGCCGGGCCGGCATCGCGCTGGCACGTGAGGTGGAACGACGGGCACCGAAGCAGGTGACCACGTCCTGGTGGAAAGAGGAGCGCGGCGAGCGCATCTTCATCGACTTCAACCAGAACGCGCGCGATCGCACCATGGCGTCGGCGTACTCGGTGCGGCGCACCCCGATCGCCACCGTCTCCACCCCGCTGACGTGGGACGAGCTCATCGATGCCGAACCTGACGACCTCACCATCGCGACCGTGCCCGGGCTGCTGCGGAAACGCTCAGACCCCATGGCCGAGATGGACGACGCACCGCAGTCGATCGAGCCGCTGCTTGAGATGGTAGAACGGGACGAGGCCAACGGACTGGGCGATATGCCCTATCCGCCGAACTACCCGAAGATGCCGGGAGAACCGAAACGCGTTCAGCCGTCCCGGGATACCGATAGGAAGCAGTAG
- the tgt gene encoding tRNA guanosine(34) transglycosylase Tgt — MTDPYFSIDATLPGTAGRAGVIHTPHGDIQTPAFIAVGTKATVKAVLPETMAALGAQAVLANAYHLYLQPGPDIVDEAGGLGAFMNWPGPTFTDSGGFQVLSLGSGARKVMAMEVDRARADNHVVAGKDKLAHVDDEGVTFTSHLDGSTHRFTPEVSMRIQHQLGADIMFAFDELTTLINTREYQEDSVQRTHEWAQRCLDEHEKLTRERADKPYQALFGVVQGAQYEDLRRQAARGLETLASEEGRGFDGYGIGGALEKQNLGTIVGWVTSELPEHKPRHLLGISEPDDLFAAVAAGADTFDCVSPSRVARNAAVYTRDGRVNITGARYRRDFTPIDAECDCYTCTHYTRAYMHHLFKAKEILASTLATIHNERFTIGLVDRIRASIVDGRFEELREDTLGRYYR, encoded by the coding sequence ATGACTGACCCGTATTTCTCCATCGATGCGACCCTGCCCGGCACCGCGGGACGGGCCGGCGTCATCCACACCCCGCACGGCGATATCCAGACCCCGGCCTTCATCGCCGTCGGGACCAAGGCCACCGTCAAGGCGGTGCTGCCGGAAACCATGGCCGCGCTCGGGGCGCAGGCCGTCCTCGCCAATGCCTACCACCTGTACCTGCAGCCGGGCCCCGACATCGTCGACGAGGCCGGTGGCCTGGGAGCCTTCATGAACTGGCCCGGTCCCACATTCACCGACAGCGGCGGGTTCCAGGTGCTCTCACTGGGGTCCGGCGCACGCAAGGTGATGGCGATGGAGGTCGACCGGGCGCGCGCAGACAACCATGTGGTCGCCGGTAAGGACAAGCTTGCCCACGTCGACGACGAGGGCGTCACCTTCACCTCACATTTGGACGGGTCCACGCATCGGTTCACCCCCGAAGTGTCCATGCGGATCCAGCACCAGCTCGGCGCCGACATCATGTTCGCCTTCGACGAGCTCACCACACTGATCAACACCCGCGAGTACCAAGAGGATTCGGTGCAGCGCACCCACGAGTGGGCGCAGCGTTGTCTCGACGAACACGAGAAGCTCACCCGTGAGCGCGCCGACAAGCCGTATCAGGCCTTGTTCGGGGTGGTGCAGGGCGCGCAGTACGAGGATCTTCGTCGTCAGGCGGCACGTGGGCTGGAAACCCTTGCCAGCGAGGAAGGTCGGGGTTTCGACGGCTACGGGATCGGCGGCGCGCTGGAGAAGCAGAACCTGGGCACCATCGTCGGCTGGGTGACATCCGAACTGCCCGAACACAAGCCGCGACACCTGCTTGGGATCAGTGAGCCCGACGATCTCTTTGCTGCGGTCGCCGCCGGTGCGGACACCTTCGACTGCGTGTCCCCCTCGCGGGTCGCGCGCAATGCCGCCGTCTACACCCGAGACGGCCGCGTGAACATCACCGGTGCCAGGTACCGCCGGGACTTCACCCCCATCGACGCCGAATGCGACTGCTACACCTGCACGCACTACACCCGGGCCTACATGCACCACCTGTTCAAGGCCAAGGAGATCCTGGCCTCGACACTGGCCACCATCCACAACGAGCGCTTCACTATCGGCCTGGTCGACCGCATCCGTGCCAGCATCGTGGACGGCCGCTTCGAGGAGCTGCGGGAAGACACCCTGGGCCGCTACTACCGCTGA
- a CDS encoding ATP-dependent DNA ligase, translated as MDLPVMPPIAPMLAKPVAKIPADASYEPKWDGFRSIIFRDGEEVELGSRNEKPLTRYFPELVAAVLAELPQRCVIDGEIVIATEAGLDFEALQQRIHPADSRVRLLAEQTPASFVAFDLLALDDADYTDRPFSERRAALTDALSGAGTSIHLTPATTDQDTAQRWFEEFEGAGTDGLIAKPLAIAYQPDKRVMFKIKPERTADCVVAGYRVHKSGDDAIGSLLLGLYQDDGALASVGVIGAFPMAERKRLFQELQPLVTPLEDHPWNWAAHEAGERTPQKNAGSRWNAGKDLSFVALRPERVVEVRYDHMEGVRFRHTAQFNRWRPDRDPRSCTYEQLERPIEFSLNDIVPGLV; from the coding sequence ATGGACCTGCCCGTCATGCCTCCTATCGCACCAATGCTCGCGAAACCTGTCGCGAAAATCCCCGCAGACGCCTCATATGAGCCCAAGTGGGATGGGTTCAGGTCGATCATCTTTCGGGATGGCGAGGAGGTGGAACTGGGCAGCCGCAACGAGAAGCCGCTGACCCGGTACTTTCCCGAGTTGGTCGCGGCGGTGCTGGCCGAGCTGCCGCAGCGGTGCGTGATCGACGGGGAGATCGTGATCGCCACCGAAGCCGGCCTGGATTTCGAGGCGCTACAGCAGCGGATCCACCCGGCCGATTCCCGGGTCCGTCTGCTGGCCGAGCAGACCCCCGCCTCGTTCGTCGCGTTCGACCTGCTGGCGCTGGACGACGCGGACTACACGGATCGGCCGTTCAGCGAGCGCCGCGCCGCGCTGACGGACGCGCTCTCGGGTGCCGGGACCTCGATACATCTGACCCCCGCCACCACCGATCAGGACACCGCCCAGCGCTGGTTCGAGGAGTTCGAGGGTGCCGGCACCGACGGCCTCATCGCCAAACCGTTGGCCATCGCCTATCAACCCGATAAGCGGGTGATGTTCAAGATCAAGCCGGAGCGAACCGCCGATTGCGTGGTCGCGGGATATCGGGTGCACAAGTCGGGTGACGACGCGATCGGATCGCTGCTGCTGGGCCTGTACCAGGACGATGGCGCACTCGCCTCGGTCGGCGTGATCGGGGCGTTCCCGATGGCCGAGCGTAAGCGGCTCTTCCAGGAACTGCAGCCGCTCGTCACGCCCCTGGAGGATCACCCCTGGAACTGGGCCGCCCATGAGGCCGGTGAGCGCACCCCGCAGAAGAACGCCGGCTCCCGCTGGAATGCCGGTAAAGACCTGTCATTTGTCGCACTGCGACCCGAGCGGGTGGTCGAGGTCCGCTACGACCACATGGAGGGGGTGCGGTTCCGTCACACCGCACAGTTCAACCGCTGGCGTCCGGACCGCGATCCGCGCTCGTGCACCTACGAGCAACTCGAACGGCCAATTGAGTTCAGTCTCAACGATATTGTTCCGGGCCTGGTGTGA
- a CDS encoding DUF4334 domain-containing protein: protein MTSTSDLLALEHGTTTQEALTFFDNLEPVRAEELIGQRWHGGEVPTGHSMDGILTVSGWYGKQFDDVDHVHPLLFSDGGGDIFAVDPMLAPMGLAGRISGLTESPMVKRTSPTALSALKPLIRTNKHRARLRNIEFRGAVSAAMVYDHKAIIDHFRKVDDATLLGIMDLRDMDQPYFFTLRRD, encoded by the coding sequence ATGACATCGACGTCGGATCTTCTCGCGCTGGAACATGGCACCACCACGCAGGAGGCACTGACCTTCTTCGACAATCTGGAGCCGGTGCGCGCAGAGGAGTTGATCGGTCAGCGATGGCACGGGGGCGAGGTGCCGACCGGGCATTCGATGGACGGCATCCTCACCGTCTCCGGCTGGTACGGCAAGCAATTCGATGACGTGGACCACGTGCATCCGCTGCTGTTCAGCGACGGGGGCGGCGACATCTTCGCGGTCGATCCGATGCTGGCGCCGATGGGGCTGGCGGGCCGGATCAGCGGGTTGACCGAGTCCCCGATGGTCAAGCGGACCTCACCGACAGCCCTGTCCGCGCTCAAGCCGCTGATCAGGACAAATAAGCACCGCGCCCGGCTACGCAACATCGAGTTCCGCGGCGCCGTCAGCGCTGCCATGGTCTACGACCACAAGGCGATCATCGACCACTTCCGCAAGGTCGATGACGCGACGCTGCTGGGCATCATGGATCTGCGCGACATGGACCAGCCGTACTTCTTCACCTTGCGCCGAGACTGA
- a CDS encoding cytochrome P450 — protein sequence MPTTTDPGTLLLQVLDPANRANPYPVYRQLVEQTQHGPVHPPGMGVSVLATFADCNAVLRHPQASSDRRKSKIVQRQLMQNPNLIARPSFLGLDAPDHTRLRKLASKAFAPKVINAMAEDIQALVDRLLDDIARRGTFNLVTDFAYPLPVAVICRMLGVPIEDEPEFGRASALLGQGLDPVFAFTGQAAGNMDERIRASHWMWDYFIDLIAARRRNLGDDLLSALIQVEEGGDQLTEEEIISTCTLLLIAGHETTVNLIANASLAMLRAPHQWKLLGNNADRAPQVIEETLRYDPPVHMVARVAEGDMQVRDFTLPHGEWVLLMLAAAQRDPEVGPDLEVFDPDRAEIKHLAFGHGPHFCLGAPLARLETKLALSSITARFPGARLLGEPSYKPNVTLRGLTDLPVSIG from the coding sequence ATGCCTACTACGACCGACCCGGGCACGCTCTTGCTTCAGGTGCTCGACCCGGCCAATCGTGCGAATCCGTATCCGGTGTACCGGCAGCTGGTCGAGCAGACACAGCACGGGCCGGTGCACCCGCCTGGCATGGGAGTGAGCGTGCTGGCGACCTTCGCCGACTGCAATGCCGTGCTGCGCCATCCGCAGGCGTCCTCGGATCGCCGCAAGTCGAAGATCGTCCAGCGGCAGCTCATGCAGAACCCCAACCTGATCGCCAGGCCCTCCTTCTTGGGACTGGATGCACCCGATCACACCCGGCTACGCAAGCTTGCCTCAAAGGCATTCGCGCCCAAGGTCATCAACGCGATGGCCGAGGATATCCAGGCGCTCGTGGACCGGCTGCTGGACGACATCGCCCGGCGCGGCACCTTCAACCTGGTCACCGATTTTGCCTATCCGTTGCCCGTCGCGGTGATCTGCCGCATGCTGGGCGTGCCGATCGAAGATGAGCCTGAATTCGGCAGGGCCTCAGCACTTCTCGGCCAGGGATTAGATCCGGTGTTCGCCTTCACCGGGCAGGCCGCCGGGAACATGGACGAACGCATCAGGGCGAGCCACTGGATGTGGGACTACTTCATCGACCTCATCGCCGCCCGCCGCCGGAACCTGGGTGATGACCTGCTGTCCGCGCTGATTCAGGTGGAAGAGGGCGGTGATCAGCTCACCGAAGAAGAGATCATCTCCACCTGCACCCTGCTGCTCATCGCCGGCCACGAGACCACGGTCAACCTGATCGCCAACGCCTCGTTGGCGATGCTGCGTGCACCCCACCAGTGGAAACTGCTGGGAAACAACGCTGATCGCGCACCACAGGTCATCGAAGAGACGCTGCGTTACGACCCGCCGGTACACATGGTGGCCCGGGTTGCCGAGGGCGACATGCAGGTTCGTGACTTCACGCTGCCCCACGGCGAGTGGGTGCTGTTGATGCTCGCGGCCGCCCAACGCGATCCAGAGGTCGGTCCGGACCTTGAGGTCTTCGATCCCGACCGCGCCGAGATCAAGCACCTGGCCTTCGGGCACGGACCGCACTTCTGTCTGGGCGCGCCGCTGGCCCGGCTGGAGACCAAGTTGGCGTTGAGTTCGATCACCGCCCGGTTCCCTGGGGCGCGGCTCCTCGGCGAGCCCAGCTACAAGCCGAATGTCACGCTGCGCGGGCTGACCGACCTTCCGGTGAGCATCGGCTAG
- a CDS encoding glycosyltransferase 87 family protein — MTVRSMSWRTAVAWLAAGVIAVLLQHWLIPLNAPNSFGLFSNGGDLMTYRFGGLRVLHGEPLYATEIPDAGWFTYTPFAAMLFAPLGFVSLGTAKIIWFLVNLSALFAIIWRCWRVLGFSANGPLAVACAGMNLVAWDIQPIHGTLWQGQVNLVLAAIIIWDLTRPQGARWRGWSVGVASGVKLTAVIFVPYLLISRQWRAAIAAVTAAVGTVAWGWIVLASDSSDYWLGAVRTTGHIGSLDHPANSSIGGMLSNISTPQPMPTWLWVLLAGAAALLGMAAAWRAHQAGRELLAVTVVGMVGCVVSPLAWTHHWVWTVPLMVLLVNQIMTAVGTARWRWATVTAVIAALVSMWWYWGLYVRAMRIDPHFGSYITAWDAVIAHMSRAERVFDTGLYPLLFFAVAIWVLSSTSRRGGTVQE, encoded by the coding sequence GTGACAGTCCGCAGCATGTCCTGGCGGACGGCTGTCGCGTGGTTGGCGGCCGGGGTCATCGCGGTGCTGCTGCAGCATTGGCTGATACCGCTGAATGCCCCGAACAGCTTCGGGTTGTTTAGCAACGGCGGCGATCTGATGACCTACCGGTTCGGCGGTCTGCGAGTGTTGCATGGCGAGCCGTTGTACGCCACGGAGATTCCGGACGCGGGATGGTTCACCTACACCCCGTTCGCGGCGATGCTGTTCGCGCCGTTGGGTTTTGTGTCGCTGGGTACAGCGAAGATCATCTGGTTCCTGGTGAATCTGTCGGCGCTCTTCGCCATCATCTGGCGGTGCTGGCGCGTTCTCGGATTCTCGGCCAATGGCCCCCTGGCCGTCGCGTGCGCGGGAATGAACTTGGTGGCCTGGGATATTCAGCCGATTCACGGCACCCTGTGGCAGGGGCAGGTCAACCTTGTACTGGCTGCGATCATCATTTGGGACCTCACCCGGCCGCAGGGAGCCCGCTGGCGCGGCTGGTCGGTGGGTGTGGCTTCCGGTGTCAAGCTCACCGCCGTCATCTTCGTCCCGTACCTGTTGATTTCCCGTCAGTGGCGGGCGGCAATTGCGGCGGTGACCGCGGCGGTCGGCACCGTGGCATGGGGGTGGATCGTGTTGGCATCGGATTCCTCCGACTACTGGTTGGGTGCGGTGCGCACCACCGGCCACATCGGCTCGTTGGACCATCCGGCCAACTCGTCGATTGGCGGCATGTTGTCGAATATATCTACGCCGCAACCCATGCCGACGTGGTTGTGGGTTCTGCTTGCGGGCGCCGCGGCGCTGCTGGGGATGGCGGCCGCGTGGCGTGCGCACCAAGCGGGCCGAGAGCTGTTGGCGGTCACCGTCGTCGGGATGGTCGGCTGTGTTGTGTCGCCGCTGGCCTGGACCCACCACTGGGTGTGGACGGTGCCGCTGATGGTCCTGCTGGTCAACCAGATCATGACTGCGGTCGGCACGGCGCGCTGGCGGTGGGCAACCGTGACCGCCGTGATCGCGGCACTCGTGTCCATGTGGTGGTACTGGGGGCTGTACGTGCGCGCGATGAGGATCGACCCCCACTTCGGTTCCTACATCACCGCATGGGACGCCGTCATCGCGCACATGTCCCGCGCGGAACGGGTATTCGACACCGGGCTCTACCCGTTGCTGTTCTTTGCGGTGGCGATTTGGGTGCTCTCCAGCACGTCGCGGCGCGGCGGTACCGTGCAGGAATGA
- a CDS encoding ABC transporter permease subunit (The N-terminal region of this protein, as described by TIGR01726, is a three transmembrane segment that identifies a subfamily of ABC transporter permease subunits, which specificities that include histidine, arginine, glutamine, glutamate, L-cystine (sic), the opines (in Agrobacterium) octopine and nopaline, etc.) — MFRALALALLTLLAVAGCGGPAQEPLRVGTEGVYAPFSFHDARTGELTGYDVDVARAVGEKLGRPVEFVEIPWDAIFAGLDAERFDVVANQVTITPERRAKYDLSTPYAVGEGVIVTRAGDNTIHSLADVRGKVAAENATSNWSQIARDAGGRVEAVEGFTQSITLLSQGRVDVVINDSIAVYAYLASTGDPAVKIAGTTGERSEQGFAARKNSGLLPELNKALDQLSADGTLSRISEKYLKADASGTAQPEAEAQGRSNTQLVLDNLWPMARAMLTVTLPLTAISFAIGLVIALGVALSRMSEHRAISGLARIYISIIRGTPLLLQLFLIFFALPEFGVKISPFPAAVIAFSLNVGGYAAEIIRSSILSIPRGQWEAASSLGMSYSTTLWRIVIPQASRVAVPPLSNTLISLVKDTSLASAILVTDVMRTAQVAAAPTFQFFTLYVTAGVYYWIVCMAMSVVQDRLEQRLEKSVAR; from the coding sequence GTGTTTCGTGCCCTCGCGCTCGCACTTCTGACACTGCTGGCGGTAGCCGGTTGTGGGGGCCCGGCGCAAGAACCGCTGCGGGTCGGCACCGAGGGTGTGTATGCCCCGTTCAGCTTTCACGACGCGCGGACCGGGGAACTGACCGGCTACGACGTCGATGTCGCCCGTGCCGTGGGCGAGAAGCTAGGCCGCCCAGTAGAATTCGTCGAAATTCCCTGGGATGCGATCTTCGCCGGGTTGGACGCCGAGCGCTTCGATGTGGTGGCCAACCAGGTCACGATCACCCCCGAGCGCAGGGCCAAGTACGACCTGTCCACACCGTACGCGGTGGGTGAGGGCGTGATCGTCACGCGTGCCGGTGACAACACCATTCACAGTTTGGCCGATGTCCGGGGCAAGGTAGCCGCCGAGAACGCGACGAGCAACTGGTCGCAGATCGCCCGCGACGCCGGAGGTCGCGTGGAGGCGGTCGAGGGATTCACCCAATCCATCACGCTGCTGAGCCAGGGCCGGGTCGACGTCGTCATCAACGACAGCATCGCCGTCTACGCCTATTTGGCCAGCACCGGCGATCCTGCCGTGAAGATCGCGGGGACTACCGGTGAGCGCAGCGAACAGGGCTTCGCGGCCCGGAAGAACAGCGGGCTGCTGCCCGAGCTCAACAAGGCGTTGGATCAGCTCTCGGCCGACGGGACCTTGAGCCGCATATCCGAGAAGTACCTCAAGGCAGACGCCAGCGGTACGGCACAACCCGAAGCGGAGGCCCAGGGCAGATCCAACACCCAACTGGTGCTGGACAACCTGTGGCCGATGGCACGCGCGATGCTCACGGTCACCCTTCCGCTGACCGCCATCAGCTTCGCGATCGGACTGGTGATCGCCCTCGGGGTGGCACTGTCCCGCATGTCCGAACATCGGGCGATCTCCGGCCTCGCCCGGATCTACATCTCGATCATCCGGGGCACACCGCTGCTGCTTCAGTTGTTCCTGATCTTCTTCGCGCTGCCCGAGTTCGGTGTGAAGATCAGCCCGTTCCCGGCGGCCGTGATCGCGTTCAGCCTCAACGTCGGCGGCTATGCCGCGGAGATCATCCGATCGTCCATCCTGAGCATCCCGCGCGGACAGTGGGAGGCCGCCTCGAGCCTGGGCATGAGTTACAGCACCACGCTGTGGCGCATCGTGATTCCGCAGGCCAGCCGGGTCGCGGTGCCGCCGTTGTCGAATACGCTGATCTCGCTGGTCAAAGACACCTCGCTGGCCTCGGCGATCCTGGTGACCGACGTGATGCGCACCGCGCAGGTCGCGGCCGCACCGACCTTTCAGTTCTTCACGCTCTACGTCACCGCCGGCGTCTACTACTGGATCGTCTGCATGGCGATGTCGGTGGTGCAGGACCGGCTGGAACAGCGTCTGGAGAAATCCGTCGCGCGCTAG
- the gluQRS gene encoding tRNA glutamyl-Q(34) synthetase GluQRS: MTGAGRFAPSPSGDLHVGNLRTALLAWLLARSSGRRFLMRVEDLDTRTSAEVADRQLTDLAAIGVRWDAPVMWQSNRTAAYRDAIASLESRGLLYECYCSRKDIAQAPTAPHSPPGAYPGTCRDLSESQRAERRLDRSQRPPALRLRTQNSPCTVQDLLHGEYTGLVDDFVVRRGDGVTAYNVAVVIDDHAQGIDQVVRGDDLLASTPRQAYLATLLGYPVPTYAHVPLVLNTAGARLAKRDGAVTIADLGAQPAFRLICDSLGYVATDATDLLQQFDARRIPREPWIYPG; encoded by the coding sequence GTGACGGGTGCGGGGCGATTCGCGCCGAGCCCGTCAGGCGACCTGCATGTAGGCAATCTACGCACGGCGCTGTTGGCGTGGCTACTCGCGCGGTCGAGCGGGCGCCGGTTCCTGATGCGGGTGGAGGATCTGGATACCCGCACCAGCGCCGAGGTGGCCGATCGCCAGCTGACGGATCTCGCCGCGATCGGTGTGCGGTGGGATGCACCGGTGATGTGGCAGTCCAACCGCACCGCCGCCTACCGCGACGCCATCGCATCGCTGGAATCTCGCGGACTACTCTACGAATGCTACTGCAGCAGAAAAGATATCGCCCAGGCTCCGACTGCACCACATTCCCCACCCGGAGCATACCCGGGCACCTGCCGCGACCTGTCGGAATCACAACGCGCAGAGCGCCGTCTGGACCGTTCTCAGCGCCCGCCCGCACTGCGGCTGCGCACACAGAACTCGCCCTGCACCGTGCAGGATCTGTTGCACGGTGAATACACCGGCCTGGTCGATGATTTCGTGGTCCGCCGCGGCGATGGCGTGACGGCCTACAACGTGGCAGTGGTGATCGACGACCACGCACAGGGCATTGACCAGGTGGTGCGCGGCGACGACCTCTTGGCCTCCACGCCGAGGCAGGCGTACTTGGCCACACTGCTGGGGTATCCGGTACCGACGTACGCCCATGTCCCGTTGGTGCTCAACACCGCAGGCGCACGGCTGGCCAAACGCGATGGGGCGGTGACCATCGCCGACCTGGGTGCACAACCCGCCTTCCGGTTGATCTGCGATTCACTGGGTTACGTGGCCACCGACGCCACCGACCTGCTGCAGCAGTTCGACGCGCGGCGCATCCCCCGTGAGCCTTGGATATACCCGGGCTGA